A window of the Ruminococcaceae bacterium KH2T8 genome harbors these coding sequences:
- a CDS encoding 2-isopropylmalate synthase, producing MNYQRYHKIPEVQLEDRKWPSKVIEKAPIWCSVDLRDGNQALEVPMNLIQKLEFFDHLVSLGFKTIEIGFPAASETDYNFCRELIDSNRIPDDVAIQVLTQSRPHIIEKTMDAVYGAKNVVIHLYNSTSTLQRDVVFGFGQKECLDLAVSGAKMIKEYLDQDDSGTNWTLEYSPESFSSTEPDFAVAICDAVADVWQPTPDKKMIVNLPETVEYTLPNVYADMIEYFCTNTRWRDSILVSIHTHNDRGTGVAASELGILAGADRVEGTLFGNGERTGNVDIITLAVNMMMHGIDPGLDFSDMDQSIEIYERCTNMHVEPRHPWAGKLVFTAFSGSHQDAINKGKKRMAETGSEIWDVPYLPIDPADVGRDYEPIIRINAQSGRGGVSYVMEQYFGIQLPKNFQKDFLSIVKDETDSRETELLPQQVFELFDDYYINVMAPYALDRFSEHALGDKKSEVEAVITDNGKEVTIKGTGKGLLDAFVNAFGSYTNTQFSINMYNEHAMKSGTDSAAITYIEIKRASDGQIFLGAGVSSSVTKSSVRAIISAYNRMIKE from the coding sequence ATGAACTATCAAAGGTATCACAAGATCCCTGAGGTTCAGTTAGAAGACCGTAAGTGGCCTTCTAAGGTTATTGAAAAGGCGCCTATATGGTGTTCGGTTGACTTAAGAGACGGTAATCAGGCTCTCGAAGTCCCGATGAACCTTATCCAGAAACTCGAATTCTTTGATCATCTCGTATCACTCGGCTTCAAGACGATCGAGATCGGATTTCCGGCGGCTTCTGAGACTGACTATAACTTTTGCCGTGAACTCATAGACAGCAACAGGATCCCTGATGATGTTGCCATCCAGGTGCTGACACAGTCACGTCCTCATATAATAGAGAAGACTATGGATGCCGTTTACGGTGCAAAGAACGTAGTCATCCATCTTTACAATTCCACTAGCACCTTGCAGCGTGATGTCGTTTTCGGGTTCGGACAGAAGGAGTGTCTCGATCTTGCAGTATCAGGTGCAAAGATGATCAAGGAATACCTCGATCAGGATGATAGCGGCACGAATTGGACCTTGGAGTATTCTCCAGAGAGCTTCTCGTCTACCGAGCCTGACTTTGCGGTAGCGATATGTGATGCCGTCGCTGATGTCTGGCAGCCGACTCCTGATAAGAAGATGATCGTGAATCTGCCTGAGACCGTTGAATATACTCTGCCTAATGTTTATGCGGATATGATCGAATATTTCTGCACTAATACGAGATGGAGAGATTCGATCCTCGTATCGATCCATACACATAATGACAGAGGTACGGGCGTAGCGGCTTCTGAGCTCGGCATTCTGGCAGGAGCCGACAGAGTGGAAGGCACGCTCTTCGGAAACGGTGAGAGGACCGGAAACGTCGATATCATAACGCTTGCCGTGAATATGATGATGCACGGTATTGATCCCGGGCTTGATTTCTCGGATATGGATCAGAGCATCGAGATCTACGAGCGCTGTACTAATATGCACGTCGAGCCAAGGCACCCCTGGGCCGGAAAGCTTGTATTTACGGCGTTCTCCGGATCTCATCAGGATGCTATCAATAAGGGTAAGAAGAGAATGGCCGAGACAGGCTCGGAGATCTGGGATGTTCCTTATCTTCCTATCGATCCTGCAGATGTCGGTCGCGATTACGAGCCCATCATCAGGATCAATGCACAGTCGGGAAGAGGCGGTGTGTCCTATGTCATGGAGCAGTATTTCGGAATCCAGCTGCCTAAGAACTTCCAGAAGGATTTCCTCAGCATCGTTAAGGATGAGACTGATTCTCGTGAGACTGAGCTTCTGCCTCAGCAGGTCTTCGAACTGTTTGATGATTACTACATTAATGTCATGGCACCTTATGCTCTCGACAGGTTCAGCGAGCATGCACTTGGTGATAAGAAGTCTGAAGTTGAGGCAGTGATAACCGATAACGGCAAGGAAGTAACGATAAAGGGTACCGGTAAGGGCCTTCTCGATGCTTTCGTGAATGCTTTCGGAAGCTACACGAATACACAGTTCTCGATCAATATGTATAACGAGCATGCTATGAAGAGCGGTACGGATTCCGCAGCTATCACATATATCGAGATAAAGAGGGCATCGGACGGTCAGATCTTCCTCGGCGCGGGCGTATCGAGCTCTGTGACAAAGAGTTCCGTTCGTGCTATCATTAGTGCGTATAACAGAATGATAAAGGAATAA
- a CDS encoding tRNA-i(6)A37 thiotransferase enzyme MiaB, which translates to MAIVRIGSDELKQQEQAVQTLRGYFAKLSADKGRSLTYSIRTYGCQLNEADSEKLHGMLSLMGLAKTDESSAPDVVLLNTCAIRENAEDRLFGNLGEFKADKKKNKDMLIIVCGCMMKVEENVNRIKNSFPYVDLVFDPQQIHNFPILLEDTVKSRKRHIDISDVDYIAEDNFLPIERQRKFRALVPIMYGCNNFCAYCIVPYTRGRERSRDFDLLITELKDLASKGYKEVMLLGQNVNSYGYDDPEGRSFPELLCEVAKIEGFSRIRFMSSHPKDISDEVIDIMASNSNIETHLHLPLQSGSDKVLKLMNRPYTAEKFMHTVKLFREKVPHGAISTDIIVGFPGETEEDFEETLKIVAEAKFDSAFTFQYSERPGTRAVNMPDKVPHDVVTERFSRLLKLQNDLAFESNKSKVGLTEEVLIEGMSSTAEDILTGRTRSNHLVNFTIPDDLKIPGYSSSDYEGLLCNVKITAAKPYSVEGIMENLIDD; encoded by the coding sequence ATGGCAATCGTTAGGATAGGATCAGATGAGCTGAAGCAGCAGGAACAGGCTGTTCAGACGCTCAGGGGATATTTCGCAAAGCTCTCGGCAGATAAGGGCAGATCTTTGACATACAGTATCAGAACATACGGATGTCAGCTCAATGAGGCCGATTCCGAGAAACTTCACGGAATGCTTTCGCTAATGGGACTTGCTAAGACAGATGAGTCTTCTGCTCCCGATGTGGTCCTTCTTAATACATGTGCAATCAGAGAAAATGCAGAAGACAGGCTCTTTGGTAACCTCGGTGAATTCAAGGCTGACAAGAAGAAAAACAAGGATATGCTCATCATCGTCTGCGGATGCATGATGAAGGTCGAGGAGAATGTTAATAGGATCAAGAACAGTTTTCCTTATGTAGATCTCGTATTCGATCCCCAGCAGATCCATAATTTCCCGATCCTTCTCGAAGATACGGTCAAGAGCAGAAAGAGGCATATCGATATCTCTGATGTTGACTATATCGCAGAGGATAATTTCCTTCCGATAGAAAGACAGAGAAAGTTCAGAGCTCTCGTACCCATCATGTACGGATGCAATAATTTCTGTGCTTACTGCATCGTTCCTTATACGAGAGGCAGGGAGAGGTCGAGAGATTTCGATCTTCTGATCACAGAGCTCAAGGATCTCGCTTCCAAGGGTTACAAGGAAGTAATGCTCCTCGGGCAAAATGTTAATTCGTACGGATATGATGATCCCGAAGGCAGGTCTTTCCCCGAGCTTCTTTGTGAAGTCGCTAAAATCGAAGGTTTTTCAAGGATCAGGTTCATGTCTTCGCATCCCAAGGATATATCCGATGAAGTTATCGATATCATGGCTTCAAACAGCAATATCGAGACGCATCTTCATCTGCCGCTCCAGTCCGGTTCTGATAAGGTGTTAAAGCTCATGAACAGGCCATATACTGCGGAGAAGTTCATGCATACCGTAAAGCTCTTCAGGGAGAAGGTCCCTCATGGCGCTATTTCTACGGATATCATCGTAGGGTTCCCAGGTGAGACTGAGGAGGATTTCGAGGAGACATTAAAGATAGTTGCTGAAGCTAAGTTCGATTCTGCTTTTACATTCCAGTATTCCGAGCGTCCCGGTACAAGAGCAGTCAATATGCCCGATAAGGTACCGCATGATGTGGTCACCGAGAGATTCTCAAGACTTCTGAAGCTTCAAAATGACCTCGCTTTCGAGTCTAATAAGTCCAAGGTCGGACTTACCGAAGAGGTGCTTATCGAAGGAATGAGCTCTACAGCTGAGGATATCCTTACGGGAAGGACCAGGTCCAATCATCTTGTTAACTTTACGATACCGGATGATCTCAAGATCCCCGGTTATTCGTCTTCTGATTACGAAGGGCTCCTGTGCAATGTAAAGATCACTGCCGCAAAGCCTTATTCTGTCGAAGGTATAATGGAGAATCTGATAGATGACTGA
- a CDS encoding diguanylate cyclase (GGDEF) domain-containing protein, with amino-acid sequence MDIRKKIAILIAQPEESNQTRFLKGFVERAFKYDLDVCVFSMFQKYQNSPARETGDSSIFELIDYPTFDAFVVAIDTIQTPGVDQRIEQRLRDHFTGPVIFLDKEVEGFRSLFLDNINPIKKIISHLIEVHGYKDIAFLTGKSWHDHSQLRLQGYKDAMEEHGLKVNKERIFYGDFWYFSGESVAERLCKSTRGLPEVLACANDCMAIGAAKYLVSKGYKIPDDIAVVGYDTNDEGQHAPVPLTSAPIPMYDFGKYCADSIKALLDGGEISEFVSDVDLFIGSSCGCHNESIKPTFDIRPGWDTEMSQGRVNNAYNHMNEDMLLQSTFNGIINTIFTNTYQIRPFHSLNICLNEDWTTERSEFTDRMLHLIQCGSEGSNSDNLNFLRYYDKKDILSEIHEDFYKPRVFYFYPMHFENMCFGFTSVCYTDPAKVPGQEERTWIRNVILGLEQYRRKDTFVHNNSIIEDRLKREPVTGMYNYSGFVNQADSIIEKTSNFGRNIGVLAIDIKDLSVINNKLGHDAGDHIITALANMVAKVFNGRGSFCFCMGNGEFVAIKLTNENGENVIKSMYDKIIEQVVAYNNKAGEDGKLFVYSAIGGSTPVSSAELELLVNEVINQKNEKKGAKNAAANIKLSADEQRELECVRDILDNNLLTYHFQPIVNASNGEIYSYEALMRADIQPYLSPLKILKYAEHMERLYDVEKATFFNILKIMRERSDVFDGTRKLFINSIPGQRFNEEDREKFIEALGDYDDTVVIEFTEQTEFTDEEIAMMRDDFNGLKLETALDDYGTGYSNISNLLRYRPNYLKIDRMILSGIDENENKQFFVREMIRYAHKNNIKALAEGVETYEELKTVIELGVDLIQGYYTARPNGVIALSIDQKIKDQIKEINDLLMQKDISNVYTAGKEARIMLSQLAENGINLIDVYDAESTFHDFEIIGVPGQMMNIGVHIHSGYSGKIVLDNAFLSYLVGYNAVIVVEDGCDITLTFKGDCSFEGSIYVSEDSSVVFDGDGNVKVYTDRQDYYGIGAGTESRCGSMLFDLTGTLSVECEGMNGVGIGSWDDSEFAIVNGKMKIKLGGQNVVGIGSVTGSSKLSIRDTKIDISSSASNCVAVGAGCGGSAKIDINHIFMTQILEGNRIVGIGTTGEPADVFITKSNIVCNAMGREAVGIGNLNDDGEAAIKIDNAAVTVNTSGNCCAFGTRSQKGKFSAVNARVVCSVDNESDKFIGSIGGDLNITNCDAVLVHNGDRLSMKDLFGLMGRTIGPPPGAPGGPPGGPGGPPPRPI; translated from the coding sequence ATGGATATTAGAAAGAAGATCGCTATATTGATCGCTCAGCCAGAAGAGAGCAATCAGACCCGATTCTTAAAGGGATTTGTTGAACGCGCCTTCAAGTATGATCTTGATGTGTGCGTTTTTTCCATGTTCCAGAAGTACCAGAATTCACCTGCCAGAGAGACGGGAGATTCTTCCATCTTTGAACTTATCGATTATCCGACCTTCGATGCCTTTGTTGTAGCGATAGACACGATCCAGACACCGGGAGTCGATCAGAGGATCGAACAGAGGCTGCGTGACCATTTTACGGGACCTGTCATCTTCCTGGATAAGGAAGTTGAGGGTTTCAGGTCGCTGTTCCTCGATAATATTAATCCAATAAAGAAGATCATCTCGCATCTTATTGAAGTTCATGGTTATAAGGATATAGCTTTCCTTACCGGTAAATCATGGCATGATCATTCGCAGCTCAGGCTTCAGGGTTATAAGGATGCTATGGAAGAGCATGGCCTCAAGGTCAATAAAGAGCGAATATTCTACGGTGACTTCTGGTATTTCAGCGGTGAGAGCGTTGCAGAGAGACTTTGTAAGTCTACCCGCGGTCTTCCCGAGGTCCTGGCATGTGCCAATGACTGTATGGCTATCGGTGCCGCTAAATACTTAGTTTCAAAGGGTTACAAGATCCCTGATGATATCGCTGTAGTCGGTTATGATACTAACGATGAAGGCCAGCACGCGCCAGTTCCTTTGACATCAGCACCTATCCCTATGTATGATTTCGGAAAGTATTGCGCCGACAGTATCAAGGCGCTTCTTGACGGCGGAGAGATTTCGGAATTCGTATCTGATGTCGATCTCTTTATCGGAAGTTCGTGCGGCTGCCATAACGAGAGCATAAAGCCGACTTTTGATATTCGTCCCGGCTGGGATACTGAGATGAGTCAGGGCAGGGTCAATAATGCATATAATCATATGAATGAAGATATGCTCCTTCAGTCGACATTTAACGGAATAATCAATACCATCTTTACCAATACCTACCAGATCAGACCTTTTCACAGCCTCAATATCTGCCTTAATGAGGACTGGACGACCGAGCGTTCCGAGTTTACTGACAGGATGCTCCATCTTATCCAGTGCGGAAGTGAAGGAAGTAATTCCGACAACCTGAATTTCCTCAGATATTACGACAAGAAGGATATCCTTTCGGAGATCCATGAGGATTTCTATAAGCCGAGGGTATTCTACTTTTATCCGATGCATTTCGAGAATATGTGCTTCGGATTTACATCCGTCTGTTATACGGATCCCGCGAAAGTTCCCGGCCAGGAGGAAAGAACATGGATCAGGAATGTGATCCTTGGTCTTGAGCAGTACAGGCGCAAGGATACTTTCGTTCACAATAACAGCATTATCGAAGACAGGCTCAAGAGAGAACCTGTAACCGGTATGTATAATTACAGCGGTTTTGTAAATCAGGCTGATTCGATCATCGAGAAGACTAGTAACTTCGGAAGGAATATCGGAGTTCTGGCTATCGATATCAAGGACTTGTCCGTTATCAATAATAAGCTCGGGCACGATGCCGGAGACCACATCATAACAGCTCTTGCCAATATGGTCGCCAAGGTCTTCAACGGACGCGGTTCATTCTGTTTCTGTATGGGCAACGGCGAGTTCGTTGCGATAAAGCTGACTAATGAGAATGGTGAGAATGTCATTAAGTCAATGTATGACAAGATAATCGAGCAGGTTGTTGCCTATAACAATAAAGCCGGTGAAGACGGTAAGTTGTTCGTATATAGTGCCATCGGCGGCAGCACGCCCGTTTCTTCAGCAGAGTTGGAGCTTCTCGTTAATGAGGTCATCAATCAGAAGAATGAGAAGAAGGGCGCCAAGAATGCTGCGGCGAATATCAAGCTGAGCGCAGATGAGCAGCGTGAGCTCGAATGTGTAAGAGATATACTCGACAATAATCTCCTTACATATCATTTTCAGCCGATCGTTAATGCAAGTAACGGCGAGATCTATTCATATGAAGCTCTGATGCGAGCAGATATCCAGCCTTATCTTTCTCCTCTTAAGATCCTTAAGTATGCCGAGCATATGGAGAGGCTCTATGATGTAGAGAAGGCTACATTCTTTAATATCCTGAAGATAATGAGGGAGAGGTCGGATGTATTTGACGGCACCCGAAAGCTCTTTATCAACAGTATCCCGGGTCAGAGATTCAACGAAGAAGATCGTGAAAAGTTCATCGAGGCACTCGGTGATTATGATGATACCGTTGTTATCGAGTTTACTGAGCAGACCGAGTTTACGGATGAAGAAATAGCGATGATGCGTGATGACTTTAACGGATTAAAGCTCGAGACGGCTCTTGATGATTACGGTACCGGTTATTCCAATATCTCTAATCTCTTAAGATACAGACCAAACTATCTTAAGATCGACAGGATGATCCTGAGCGGTATTGATGAGAATGAGAATAAGCAGTTCTTTGTCCGTGAGATGATCAGATATGCTCATAAAAACAATATCAAGGCTCTTGCCGAAGGTGTTGAGACTTATGAAGAGTTGAAGACCGTTATCGAACTGGGTGTAGACCTGATCCAGGGATACTATACAGCACGTCCTAACGGAGTCATCGCTTTGAGTATCGATCAGAAGATCAAGGATCAGATAAAAGAGATAAATGATCTGCTGATGCAAAAGGATATAAGTAATGTCTATACGGCCGGCAAGGAAGCAAGGATAATGCTCTCTCAGCTTGCCGAGAACGGAATAAATCTCATCGATGTCTACGATGCAGAGTCGACTTTCCACGACTTTGAGATCATCGGTGTTCCGGGGCAGATGATGAATATCGGAGTTCACATCCACAGCGGTTATTCCGGTAAGATCGTATTGGATAATGCATTCCTCAGTTATCTGGTCGGTTATAATGCAGTAATAGTCGTTGAAGACGGATGCGATATAACGCTGACATTCAAGGGAGACTGCTCCTTTGAAGGCAGTATATATGTTTCCGAGGATTCGAGCGTAGTATTCGACGGCGACGGTAATGTCAAGGTCTATACCGACAGGCAGGATTATTACGGTATCGGTGCAGGTACAGAGAGCAGATGCGGTTCGATGCTGTTTGATCTGACCGGCACTTTGTCAGTTGAATGTGAAGGTATGAACGGTGTTGGTATCGGTTCATGGGATGATTCGGAGTTTGCTATCGTCAACGGTAAGATGAAGATCAAGCTTGGCGGTCAGAATGTTGTCGGTATCGGATCTGTGACAGGAAGCAGCAAGCTTTCGATCCGTGATACAAAGATCGATATCAGTTCTTCTGCATCTAACTGTGTGGCAGTAGGCGCGGGATGCGGCGGATCAGCGAAGATCGATATAAACCATATCTTTATGACTCAGATACTCGAGGGTAACAGGATCGTAGGTATCGGTACGACAGGCGAACCTGCTGATGTCTTTATAACTAAATCCAATATCGTTTGCAACGCTATGGGCAGAGAGGCTGTCGGTATCGGTAATCTTAATGATGACGGCGAAGCTGCAATCAAGATCGATAATGCAGCCGTAACGGTCAATACATCGGGTAACTGCTGCGCGTTCGGTACGAGAAGTCAGAAAGGGAAGTTCTCTGCTGTTAACGCCCGAGTCGTCTGCAGTGTTGATAATGAAAGCGATAAATTCATAGGTTCGATAGGTGGAGATCTGAATATCACTAATTGTGATGCAGTTCTTGTCCATAACGGAGACAGGCTCTCGATGAAGGATCTGTTCGGGCTTATGGGCAGGACCATTGGACCGCCTCCGGGAGCTCCGGGCGGACCTCCGGGTGGACCGGGAGGACCTCCGCCGCGACCGATTTGA
- a CDS encoding UDP-galactopyranose mutase — MSNYDYLIVGAGLYGAIFARELTDAGKKVLVIDKRDHIAGNIYTESVEGINVHIYGAHIFHTNDKRAWEYVNRFAEFNRYTNSPVANYNGELYSLPFNMYTFNKMWGVVTPDEAAAKIEEQRKAAGITEPKNLEEQAISLVGTDIYEKLIKGYTQKQWGRPCTELPSFIIKRLPVRLTFDNNYFNALYQGIPMGGYTKMIENMLDGIEVRLGVDYLEERETLDKVATKIVYTGPIDAFFDYKLGPLEYRSVRFETEVLDMPNFQGNAVVNYTDDKTPFTRIIEHKFFEFGTQEKTVISREYSSAWKLGDEPYYPVNDDKNGALYQEYKKLADECKNVIFGGRLGEYKYYDMDAVVVRALDVVSKEI, encoded by the coding sequence ATGAGTAATTACGATTATCTTATTGTCGGCGCAGGACTTTACGGCGCTATCTTTGCAAGAGAACTTACGGATGCAGGTAAGAAGGTATTAGTCATCGATAAGCGTGACCATATCGCAGGAAATATCTATACGGAGTCTGTAGAGGGTATCAACGTTCATATCTACGGCGCTCATATCTTCCATACGAACGATAAGAGAGCATGGGAGTACGTTAACCGTTTCGCAGAGTTCAACCGCTATACGAATTCGCCCGTTGCTAACTATAACGGAGAGCTCTATTCTCTGCCTTTCAACATGTATACGTTCAACAAGATGTGGGGCGTTGTAACACCTGATGAGGCAGCAGCTAAGATCGAAGAGCAGCGTAAGGCGGCAGGTATTACTGAGCCCAAGAACCTTGAAGAGCAGGCTATCAGCCTTGTAGGTACAGATATCTATGAAAAGCTCATCAAGGGATACACACAGAAGCAGTGGGGCAGGCCTTGTACGGAGCTTCCTTCATTCATCATCAAGAGACTTCCCGTAAGGCTTACTTTCGATAATAACTACTTCAATGCTCTCTATCAGGGTATCCCGATGGGCGGCTACACGAAGATGATCGAGAATATGCTCGACGGTATCGAGGTAAGACTCGGTGTTGATTATCTCGAGGAAAGAGAGACTCTTGATAAGGTAGCTACAAAGATCGTATACACGGGTCCCATCGATGCTTTCTTTGACTATAAGCTCGGACCTTTGGAGTACAGATCGGTAAGATTTGAGACTGAGGTTCTCGATATGCCTAATTTCCAGGGTAACGCAGTCGTTAACTATACTGACGATAAGACGCCTTTCACGAGGATCATCGAGCACAAGTTCTTTGAGTTCGGTACTCAGGAGAAGACTGTTATCAGCCGTGAGTACAGCTCGGCATGGAAGCTCGGCGATGAGCCTTATTATCCCGTAAATGACGATAAGAACGGTGCCCTGTATCAGGAATACAAGAAGCTCGCTGACGAGTGCAAGAATGTTATCTTCGGCGGACGTCTCGGTGAATACAAGTACTATGACATGGATGCCGTAGTAGTAAGAGCACTTGATGTAGTTTCAAAGGAAATCTGA
- a CDS encoding D-alanyl-D-alanine carboxypeptidase, protein MKKVLVSLLATCIAVITLFPSTVLAVNDQFDNPDDDIVSQNESKEDLLNEELPDAPDPTGTAYILYDAQSDSVLMGRNIDQQINPATCTIIMTVLLALENLDMDDTINIDQSMYIGIPEGFETLGLTEGETVTVKDMIYGALLQSANDACLALAIKVAGSEGAFAGMMNTRAAELGCTNTNFISCYGITNGDAVNQSSARDMALILNECCDHEDFREIATTFQHTMQPTNLYADTRNIANANRFISTQAYSYDYYIGGKTGYADGAGYTQVAASDKNGRRLITVILGATNNETRYSDTIDLFEYGYSAFTTVMVEPGEFTPVYNDTINQINAALLDTKLCVMSAEMEFSTYFSTTAFRTIGGNTNSVDLSGVMIDVNADEQNFDIPILKTYTDGKTYIVGVLHLEIAVKDKVVEVNPTKKTVWTGLKNILLTVAGILILALILLFALIIFRRHRIRRYDDEFRNKNKML, encoded by the coding sequence ATGAAAAAAGTACTGGTATCACTCCTTGCGACTTGTATCGCAGTAATCACGTTATTTCCGTCCACGGTCCTTGCCGTGAACGATCAGTTCGACAACCCGGACGACGATATAGTTTCCCAAAACGAATCAAAGGAAGACCTTCTTAACGAAGAACTTCCCGATGCTCCCGATCCTACGGGAACTGCATATATCCTTTATGACGCGCAGTCTGATTCCGTCCTTATGGGGCGAAATATCGATCAGCAGATCAATCCCGCAACATGTACGATCATCATGACAGTTCTCCTCGCACTCGAAAACCTCGACATGGACGATACTATAAACATCGATCAGTCCATGTATATCGGTATTCCCGAGGGATTTGAGACATTAGGTCTTACAGAGGGCGAAACTGTCACGGTAAAGGACATGATCTACGGTGCCCTTCTTCAGTCCGCAAACGATGCCTGTCTGGCTCTTGCCATCAAGGTAGCAGGTTCAGAGGGTGCTTTCGCCGGCATGATGAATACCAGGGCAGCTGAGCTCGGCTGTACGAATACAAATTTCATCTCCTGTTACGGTATTACCAACGGAGATGCCGTTAATCAGAGCTCCGCAAGAGATATGGCTCTGATCCTTAATGAATGCTGCGACCACGAGGACTTCCGTGAGATCGCTACGACATTCCAGCATACGATGCAGCCCACTAACCTTTACGCCGACACCAGGAACATCGCAAATGCCAACAGATTCATCTCTACTCAGGCATACTCATACGATTACTATATCGGCGGTAAGACGGGATACGCCGACGGAGCAGGTTATACTCAGGTTGCTGCTTCCGATAAGAACGGACGCCGCCTTATCACCGTAATACTCGGCGCTACTAATAACGAGACCAGATACAGCGATACGATAGACCTCTTTGAATACGGATATTCGGCTTTCACTACCGTCATGGTAGAACCGGGCGAGTTTACTCCGGTATATAACGACACCATCAACCAGATAAATGCAGCACTTCTTGATACAAAGCTCTGCGTTATGTCTGCCGAGATGGAATTCTCGACTTATTTCTCTACGACAGCATTCAGGACCATCGGAGGTAATACCAACAGCGTTGACCTCTCAGGAGTCATGATCGATGTTAATGCAGATGAACAGAACTTTGATATCCCGATCCTTAAGACATATACGGACGGCAAGACTTATATCGTAGGTGTACTCCACCTCGAGATCGCCGTAAAGGATAAGGTCGTAGAAGTTAATCCTACAAAGAAGACTGTATGGACCGGACTTAAGAACATACTTCTTACGGTAGCAGGCATCCTGATACTTGCTCTTATTCTCCTCTTCGCACTGATCATCTTCAGGAGACACAGGATCAGAAGATACGATGACGAGTTCAGGAATAAGAATAAGATGCTTTAA